A segment of the Acidobacteriota bacterium genome:
CAGAGCGACGCCCACCTCCTGACCGTCCTTCGCTATGTCGAGGGCAATCCACTGCGTGCCGGGTTGGTCCGACGCGCGGAAGACTGGCCCTGGTCGAGCCTGTCTCGCCGATTCAGTGAGGATGGTACCAGCCTGTTGACCGACCCACCGATCGACCGACCGGGGCGGTGGGTTGACTACGTCAACCTGACGCTGCCGGTCGGCCAACTGAGTGCAGTCCGCCAGTCGGCGCGGCGTGGCCGTCCTTTCGGCTCGCATGCCTGGCAGGTAGAAGTCGCGGATCGACACGGGCTGGGCTTCACGATGCGCCCGCGGGGGCGTCCGGCGCAGGCATGTCGGTCAGCCGGCCCCCAAAAAAGATGAGTGTCCCCTTTCACTCGTCGAGGTGTCGACGGCCGATTCGACCATCTGCTCGACCGGCAACTCACCCTCGGCGCGCTCCACCTCGTCGAGCGTCGCCTGCGTGGCCGGGTACTTCGGCGTGAGCAGGCGGCAGCAATCCTCATCGGGAAGAATCGACGTGTCGTAGGTCCCAATCGCGCGGGCCTCGGCCGTGATGTCCTCCTTGTCCATGCCGACCAGCGGACGCAGGACGGTGAGCTCGGTGGCGCGGTCGACGACGGCCAGGTTCTCGATGGTCTGCGAGGCCACCTGCCCGACGACGTCGCCGGTCACGAGCGCGCGGATGCGTCGCCTCCGCGCCAGTCGCTCGGCGATGCGGAACATGAACCGGCGGTAGATCACCACCCGCAGCGCCGGCGGACAGCCGGCGACGACCCGCTGCTGAACCGGCCCGAAGGGCACGAGCGTCAGACGCGACCCGAGCTGGTACCCGGCCAGGACACCGGCGAGCGTACGCGCCTTGTCGATCGACGCCGGCGAGAGCAAGGGGTAACTGTGGAAGTGCACGAGGTCGGCCCGGCAGCCCCGGCGCATCACCCGGTACGCCGCCACCGGCGAATCGATCCCCCCGGACATCAGGCACAGCACGGCGCCGCTCGCTCCGGTGGGCAGGCCTCCGGGGCCGCGCAGCCGACTCGTGGAGCAATACGCCAGCCCCGACAGGATCTCCACCCGCACCACGAGCGCCGGCGAGTCGAGGTCGACCGGCCAGCCGTAGGTCGCGTGCAGGCGCCCACCGAGACGCCGCTCGACATCCGGCGAGGGCACCGGGAACCGCTTGTCTGACCGTGCCACGCGCACGCGAAACGACGCCGGGGTCGCGTCGCGTAACCGGTCGACGAAATGCTGCTCGATGAGGTCGAGGTCCGCTGGCAGCCGGTCGGCCACCGCGACGTTCGCCACGCCAAAGACGCGGGCCACCCTCGCGGCGACGGCGTCCGCGTCGGCCCCGGGTCGCAGCCGGATTTCGACGCGGCTCATGAACGGCCTCACTTCAGCCACGCCCAGGCCGGTGGTCGCCGCACGGAGGTTCCTGGCGAGACGATCGACGAACCACGGACGGTTTCGTCCTTTGAGCGCCAGCTCCTGGTAGTGCACGAGCAGGCAGGTCATGGGCCGAACAGGGGACCCGACACGTTGATGCCCGCGTCGGCCAGCGCGGCCAGGGCCGCGAGTCGGCCGGCCACGACCGCGCTCTCGAGCGTGGCCGGGAGGCCCGTGTCGACCCAGTCGCTCGCGAGGTAGAGGCCCTCCACGCTCGTCCGCACTCCGGGCCGCTCGGGCTGGCCCGGCGCGAGCGAGAACGTTGCGTTGGGCTCGCGGACGACGACGGCGCGCTCGAGGCGGGCACGCCTGGCCGCGGGCAACGCGCCCACCACCTCGTCGAGCGCAAGCGACACCACCGCGTCGTTCGACGCTCGCAGGATGTCCTGAGCGCCGCTCGACACGAGCGAGAGGTGCGACGCGCGCCCCCCGCCGAAGATGCGCTGCTTGTCGAACACCCACTGCATCCGGCGGCCCGGCAGGCCGACGAACGGCTCGTCGAGCACCGGGCGATCGAACCACAGGTTCACGGTGACGATGGGAGAGGCCGCCGTCGCCGACGCGCGGCGCACGAGATCGGCCACGGCCGGGCCTGCGTCGCGCAGGACCGACGGCAACGAGAACCACCCCGTGGCCACCACCACCTGCGGCGCCGCCACCCGCTCGCCCCGCACGTCGATGCCGGCCAGGCGTTCACCGTCGAAGACGACGTGGGCCAGGGCGTTCGCGCGGACCTCGCCGCCGAGACGTTCGATCTCGGCACGGGCCGGCTCGGCGTACATCTCGTCGAGCGGCACCCGGGGAAGCACGACCGCGGCGTCGGCAGGATCCGGGCCGAAGACGCCGGCCAGGACCGGCAGGAACGCCGAGGCGCTGGCCACGCGGACGTCCTGGTTCAACGCCGCGAGGGCCAGCGGCTCCCAGAGCATCGCCTGCAGTTGCTCGCCCTGGCCGTGCGCGGCCAGCCACTGCGCGACCGTCTGGTCCGCGGGAGCCATCGCGGCCGCCTCGTGCGGCGCACGACCCCGTGCCGACAGGAGCACGCGCGCCAGCCGGAACACGCTCAGGCGGTCGCGGAGCGACAGCCCGCGCCAGCGCAGCACGCCCGCCACGAGGTGCCAGGGTGATGGCAGCGGTGGACAGTGCAGATGCGACCACTGCCCTGCCGCGTCGACGAACGAGGCGTCGAGCGATGCGGCGCGTTCGACGCGACCTCCCGCGCCGAGGGCATCGAGCCACCTGAGGGTCTCGTGGTAGCACCCGAGCAGCACGTGCTGACCGTTGTCGACGAGCTCGCCGGTGGCGCGATCGACAAACGACGTCGCCCGTCCACCCAGCTTGCCGCGGGCCTCGAGCACGAGGACACGTGCGCCGTGCCCT
Coding sequences within it:
- the thiI gene encoding tRNA 4-thiouridine(8) synthase ThiI, which encodes MTCLLVHYQELALKGRNRPWFVDRLARNLRAATTGLGVAEVRPFMSRVEIRLRPGADADAVAARVARVFGVANVAVADRLPADLDLIEQHFVDRLRDATPASFRVRVARSDKRFPVPSPDVERRLGGRLHATYGWPVDLDSPALVVRVEILSGLAYCSTSRLRGPGGLPTGASGAVLCLMSGGIDSPVAAYRVMRRGCRADLVHFHSYPLLSPASIDKARTLAGVLAGYQLGSRLTLVPFGPVQQRVVAGCPPALRVVIYRRFMFRIAERLARRRRIRALVTGDVVGQVASQTIENLAVVDRATELTVLRPLVGMDKEDITAEARAIGTYDTSILPDEDCCRLLTPKYPATQATLDEVERAEGELPVEQMVESAVDTSTSERGHSSFLGAG
- the hpnE gene encoding hydroxysqualene dehydroxylase HpnE, giving the protein MGAGDGGTAVTATTRHDVVVIGAGCAGLTAAVGLAGHGARVLVLEARGKLGGRATSFVDRATGELVDNGQHVLLGCYHETLRWLDALGAGGRVERAASLDASFVDAAGQWSHLHCPPLPSPWHLVAGVLRWRGLSLRDRLSVFRLARVLLSARGRAPHEAAAMAPADQTVAQWLAAHGQGEQLQAMLWEPLALAALNQDVRVASASAFLPVLAGVFGPDPADAAVVLPRVPLDEMYAEPARAEIERLGGEVRANALAHVVFDGERLAGIDVRGERVAAPQVVVATGWFSLPSVLRDAGPAVADLVRRASATAASPIVTVNLWFDRPVLDEPFVGLPGRRMQWVFDKQRIFGGGRASHLSLVSSGAQDILRASNDAVVSLALDEVVGALPAARRARLERAVVVREPNATFSLAPGQPERPGVRTSVEGLYLASDWVDTGLPATLESAVVAGRLAALAALADAGINVSGPLFGP
- a CDS encoding transposase; this translates as MPRIARVVIPDSIHHVLNRGNRRARIFHKNGDYMAFVNLLGEAVVRFQMRLLAYCLMPNHWHQVLWVRDGDEISAYLQWLTNAHVRRHHRHHGSTGTGHLYQGRFGDFLVQSDAHLLTVLRYVEGNPLRAGLVRRAEDWPWSSLSRRFSEDGTSLLTDPPIDRPGRWVDYVNLTLPVGQLSAVRQSARRGRPFGSHAWQVEVADRHGLGFTMRPRGRPAQACRSAGPQKR